From one [Ruminococcus] lactaris ATCC 29176 genomic stretch:
- a CDS encoding beta-galactosidase — MGRQIKYGHLLHGGDYNPEQWLDRPDILKKDIEYFKEAKINTVSVGMFSWAMLEPEEGNYQFDWLEKVIDSLYAEGISTILSTPSGARPKWLSDKYPEVLRVNEKREKNLFGGRHNHCYTSPVYREKVAEIDRRLGEKFGKHPGVILWHISNEFGGECHCPLCQEKFREWLEKKYGMIENLNSRWCTTFWSHRYQSFSQIESPSSLGENELHALKLDWKRFVTEQTVDFMKAEIAALRETGTEIPVTTNLMYDYDGLDYKKFREDVDIISWDNYPGWHKKEEWLTATDAGMQHDLMRSIRKAPFLMMESCPSATNWKPINKLKKPGMLLAASLQAIAHGSDSVLYFQLRQSQGASEKFHGAVIDHYGGNDTRVFREVTEVGEALEKLQEVTGSVTCAKAAVLYDRENDWALKDAQGPRNEDMHYQECVLKQYRALRAEGLDVDVISMEHALSDYKILAVPMAYLFSEKYEERLREYVAQGGTLVLTYWSGLVDETDKCFLGGTPYGLMDVTGVRSTEIDALFDWESNHGIPEHGNRLGLQKVYECKNLCELSEVSDAEVLMRYADDFYAGSPLVTHKAYGEGHAYYVGADMEQAFYDDLFKGVAEEAGVKSLAEAVPEGVSVNVRQSENAEYLFIQNFSRKEVVVPVTGEYQEIYGTGSEVLAPLQTRVLKFERK; from the coding sequence ATGGGAAGACAGATTAAATATGGACATCTTTTACATGGCGGAGACTACAACCCGGAGCAGTGGCTGGACCGCCCGGATATATTGAAAAAGGACATTGAGTATTTTAAAGAGGCAAAGATCAATACGGTATCTGTAGGAATGTTCTCCTGGGCGATGCTGGAGCCGGAAGAGGGAAATTATCAGTTTGACTGGCTCGAAAAAGTGATTGATTCACTTTACGCAGAGGGAATTTCTACAATTTTGTCCACACCGTCCGGTGCAAGACCGAAATGGCTTTCTGATAAGTACCCGGAAGTACTGCGTGTGAATGAAAAGAGGGAGAAGAATCTGTTCGGTGGAAGACATAATCACTGTTATACCTCACCGGTATACAGAGAAAAAGTGGCAGAGATCGACCGCAGGCTGGGAGAAAAGTTCGGAAAGCATCCGGGTGTGATTCTGTGGCATATCTCCAATGAATTTGGTGGAGAATGTCATTGTCCGCTTTGTCAGGAGAAGTTCCGGGAGTGGCTGGAAAAGAAATATGGTATGATTGAGAATCTGAACAGCCGGTGGTGTACGACATTCTGGAGTCACCGGTATCAGAGCTTTTCTCAGATCGAAAGTCCTTCTTCACTGGGAGAAAATGAGCTTCACGCATTAAAGCTGGACTGGAAGAGGTTTGTGACGGAACAGACAGTCGATTTCATGAAGGCGGAAATAGCAGCTCTCAGGGAGACTGGAACGGAAATCCCGGTGACGACGAATCTGATGTATGATTATGACGGACTGGATTATAAAAAGTTCAGGGAAGATGTAGATATTATATCCTGGGATAATTATCCGGGATGGCATAAAAAAGAAGAGTGGCTGACGGCAACAGATGCAGGAATGCAGCATGATCTGATGAGAAGTATCAGAAAAGCTCCGTTCCTGATGATGGAATCCTGCCCATCTGCAACGAACTGGAAGCCGATCAATAAGCTGAAGAAACCGGGAATGCTTCTGGCAGCGTCTCTGCAGGCAATCGCCCATGGTTCAGACAGTGTCTTGTATTTTCAACTGCGTCAGAGCCAGGGAGCATCTGAAAAGTTTCATGGTGCAGTGATCGATCATTACGGTGGAAATGATACCCGTGTCTTCAGGGAAGTGACAGAAGTGGGAGAGGCACTTGAAAAGCTTCAGGAAGTGACAGGCAGTGTGACGTGTGCAAAGGCAGCGGTTTTATATGACCGTGAGAATGACTGGGCATTAAAGGATGCACAGGGACCAAGAAACGAGGATATGCATTATCAGGAGTGCGTTCTGAAGCAGTACAGAGCTTTGCGGGCAGAAGGACTGGATGTGGACGTGATCTCCATGGAGCATGCACTTTCTGATTATAAGATCCTGGCAGTGCCGATGGCGTATCTGTTCAGTGAGAAATACGAAGAACGTCTCAGAGAGTATGTGGCACAGGGAGGAACTCTGGTATTGACCTACTGGTCAGGTCTTGTGGATGAGACGGATAAATGTTTCCTTGGAGGTACACCTTATGGACTGATGGATGTGACGGGAGTCCGCAGTACAGAGATCGATGCTTTATTTGACTGGGAATCAAACCATGGAATACCGGAGCATGGAAACCGCCTGGGATTGCAGAAAGTTTATGAGTGTAAAAATCTCTGCGAACTGTCGGAAGTTTCTGATGCAGAAGTCCTGATGCGTTATGCAGACGATTTTTATGCGGGATCACCGCTTGTGACACATAAAGCGTATGGTGAGGGACATGCCTATTATGTAGGGGCAGATATGGAGCAGGCATTTTATGACGATTTATTTAAAGGCGTAGCAGAAGAAGCCGGTGTAAAAAGTCTGGCAGAGGCTGTTCCGGAGGGTGTATCTGTCAATGTACGTCAGTCGGAAAATGCAGAGTATCTGTTTATTCAGAATTTCAGCCGCAAAGAAGTGGTTGTTCCGGTGACAGGTGAATATCAGGAGATTTATGGAACAGGCAGTGAGGTCCTTGCACCGCTTCAGACAAGGGTACTGAAATTTGAGAGAAAGTGA
- a CDS encoding cobyric acid synthase yields MAKCIMIQGTMSNVGKSAIAAGLCRVFKQDGYKVAPFKSQNMALNSFITQNGLEMGRAQVMQAEAAGIEPEVSMNPILLKPTNDTGSQVIINGKPIGVMSAVEYYRHKRDYIPYILEAYRELEKKYDVIVIEGAGSPAEINLKKDDIVNMGMAELVDAPVLLVGDIDRGGVFAQIAGTVMLLEERERKRIAGTVINKFRGDVSILEPGLKMLEDRTDIPVLGVVPYFYLDLDEEDSLTERFHKKEKPGLVDIAVIRFPRISNFTDLAPLEAIKEVSVRYISSPADFGQPDLVILPGSKNTISDLLWMRQNGLEAKILRYSGNGGAVFGICGGYQMLGREIQDPDGIEEKGTVQGLGLLPVCTVFGQEKRRTRVEGKFRDMGGILKELQGIRFNGYEIHMGRSEVDTKSDRLVSMREEGNEEPQRYHEDGAQNGNVYGCYVHGIFDEKLVSEGIVSAILKQKGYDTLQIEGKDWNSYKEEQYDQLADILRESLDMKAIYKMME; encoded by the coding sequence ATGGCGAAATGTATTATGATCCAGGGAACAATGTCAAATGTGGGAAAAAGTGCCATAGCAGCAGGACTTTGCAGAGTATTTAAGCAGGATGGATACAAAGTTGCACCCTTCAAATCGCAGAATATGGCATTAAATTCTTTTATTACCCAGAATGGTCTTGAGATGGGGCGGGCTCAGGTAATGCAGGCAGAAGCAGCAGGGATTGAACCGGAAGTGAGTATGAATCCGATCCTGTTAAAGCCTACCAATGATACAGGTTCGCAGGTTATCATCAACGGAAAACCAATCGGGGTGATGTCTGCAGTAGAATATTACCGTCATAAGCGGGATTATATTCCTTATATTTTAGAGGCATATCGGGAACTGGAAAAAAAGTATGATGTGATTGTGATCGAAGGTGCAGGAAGTCCGGCAGAGATCAACCTGAAAAAGGATGATATCGTCAATATGGGAATGGCAGAACTGGTGGATGCACCTGTACTGCTGGTGGGAGATATTGACCGGGGAGGTGTCTTTGCCCAGATTGCAGGAACCGTTATGCTGTTGGAAGAAAGGGAACGGAAGAGAATCGCAGGAACTGTGATCAATAAGTTCCGGGGAGATGTATCCATTTTAGAGCCGGGACTGAAAATGCTGGAAGACAGAACGGATATCCCGGTTCTTGGTGTTGTGCCGTATTTTTATCTGGATCTCGACGAGGAAGACAGCCTGACGGAAAGATTCCATAAAAAGGAAAAGCCGGGACTTGTGGATATTGCGGTGATCCGGTTTCCAAGGATCTCAAATTTTACGGATCTTGCACCGCTGGAGGCAATCAAAGAAGTTTCAGTCCGGTATATTTCATCTCCGGCAGATTTCGGACAGCCGGATCTGGTTATCCTTCCGGGCAGTAAAAATACGATCAGTGATCTGCTGTGGATGCGTCAGAATGGTCTGGAGGCGAAAATTCTTCGCTACAGTGGAAATGGAGGGGCGGTTTTCGGTATTTGCGGAGGCTATCAGATGCTCGGCAGGGAAATACAGGATCCGGACGGAATCGAGGAAAAAGGCACAGTACAGGGATTGGGGTTACTTCCGGTCTGCACTGTATTTGGACAGGAAAAGAGAAGAACGAGAGTAGAAGGAAAATTCCGGGATATGGGCGGTATTCTGAAAGAACTGCAAGGAATCCGGTTTAATGGATACGAAATCCATATGGGAAGATCAGAAGTGGATACAAAATCAGACAGGCTGGTTTCAATGAGGGAAGAAGGAAACGAAGAACCACAGAGATATCATGAGGATGGGGCCCAGAACGGAAATGTCTATGGCTGTTATGTACATGGTATTTTTGATGAAAAACTGGTGTCAGAAGGAATTGTTTCTGCTATACTGAAGCAGAAAGGTTACGATACCCTGCAGATTGAGGGAAAAGACTGGAATAGCTATAAAGAAGAGCAATATGATCAACTGGCCGATATACTCAGAGAAAGTCTGGATATGAAGGCAATTTACAAAATGATGGAATAA
- a CDS encoding class I SAM-dependent methyltransferase, translating to MKEQHSESENRTELYEDVLLGKKLWTRLYRKLFWNGVSKKQIVKAMLKYIPEDFKGRLLDVPAGTGLFTYRKYSWMRDARIICYDEDEEMLDLAKKRFARDGLDHVTVKKGNCAKLPFRNESFDAVLSIDRLNAVEDKREALSEMTRVLKKNGRLIGCFYIEGRSGKTDRFVKWFLMKKGWFKGPFETQTSLQLRLSQDYQVTHFHLRGSVVYFCAVKREKLLGGEQNKKSRGEKQNVYSSNL from the coding sequence ATGAAAGAACAGCACAGTGAGTCAGAAAACAGAACAGAACTTTATGAGGATGTGCTTCTTGGGAAAAAATTATGGACAAGGCTGTATAGAAAGCTTTTCTGGAATGGAGTAAGTAAAAAGCAGATTGTAAAAGCCATGCTGAAGTATATTCCGGAGGATTTTAAGGGGAGACTGCTGGATGTACCGGCAGGAACAGGACTTTTTACTTACCGGAAATACTCATGGATGAGAGATGCGAGGATCATCTGTTATGACGAAGACGAGGAAATGCTTGACCTGGCAAAAAAGCGTTTTGCAAGAGACGGATTGGATCATGTTACCGTAAAGAAGGGGAATTGTGCGAAGCTGCCGTTTCGTAATGAAAGTTTTGATGCCGTACTGAGTATTGACCGGCTGAATGCGGTGGAAGATAAGAGAGAAGCCCTGTCGGAAATGACCCGCGTATTAAAGAAAAACGGAAGGCTGATCGGATGCTTCTACATCGAGGGAAGATCCGGGAAGACGGACCGTTTTGTAAAATGGTTTCTGATGAAAAAGGGGTGGTTCAAAGGACCTTTTGAAACCCAAACTTCTTTGCAGTTGAGACTGTCCCAGGATTATCAGGTGACGCATTTCCATCTGCGAGGATCGGTCGTATATTTTTGTGCAGTAAAGCGGGAAAAGCTACTTGGCGGGGAACAGAATAAAAAAAGCAGAGGTGAAAAGCAGAATGTGTACAGCAGCAACTTATAA
- the bsh gene encoding choloylglycine hydrolase, translating to MCTAATYKTKDFYFGRTLDYEFSYGDEVTVTPRNYKIPFRYMGEMESHYAMIGMAYVAEDYPLYYDAVNEKGVGMAGLNFVGNAVYQEVDEAEDGKENVCQYELIPWILSQCASVREVRELLSRMNLVGTPFSEQLPAAQLHWIIADEKEAITVEPMKDGLKVHENPVGVLTNNPPFEQQMFQLNNYMHLSPRQPENHFSEKLNLTAYSRGMGAMGLPGDLSSASRFAKVAFTKMNAKSGDSELESISQFFHILGSVDQQRGCCEVADGKYEITLYTSCCNASKGIYYYTTYENHQITAVDLYREELDGTKLFRYPLITGEQIRWQN from the coding sequence ATGTGTACAGCAGCAACTTATAAGACGAAGGATTTTTATTTTGGAAGAACACTCGATTATGAATTTTCTTATGGAGATGAAGTGACGGTGACTCCGAGAAATTATAAGATCCCGTTCCGGTATATGGGAGAAATGGAATCCCATTATGCCATGATAGGAATGGCTTATGTGGCAGAAGATTATCCGCTGTATTATGATGCAGTCAATGAAAAGGGTGTCGGCATGGCGGGACTCAACTTTGTCGGAAATGCGGTCTATCAGGAGGTAGATGAGGCAGAAGACGGAAAAGAAAATGTCTGCCAGTATGAATTGATTCCATGGATACTGAGCCAGTGTGCTTCGGTCAGAGAAGTCAGAGAACTGTTAAGCCGGATGAATCTGGTCGGGACACCGTTCAGTGAACAGCTTCCGGCAGCACAACTTCACTGGATCATCGCAGATGAGAAAGAAGCTATCACGGTAGAACCGATGAAGGACGGGCTGAAAGTGCATGAAAATCCGGTGGGTGTGCTGACGAACAATCCACCTTTTGAACAGCAGATGTTTCAGTTGAATAATTACATGCATCTGTCACCGAGACAGCCGGAAAATCATTTTTCAGAGAAGCTGAATCTGACAGCATACAGCCGGGGAATGGGAGCAATGGGACTTCCGGGAGATTTGTCATCGGCATCCCGTTTTGCGAAAGTTGCATTTACAAAAATGAATGCAAAATCAGGAGATTCAGAACTGGAAAGCATCAGCCAGTTTTTCCATATTTTAGGTTCGGTGGATCAGCAGAGAGGCTGCTGTGAAGTGGCAGACGGAAAGTATGAGATTACCTTGTATACTTCCTGCTGTAATGCATCGAAGGGAATCTACTATTATACAACCTATGAGAATCATCAGATCACTGCTGTGGATCTGTACCGGGAGGAACTTGACGGAACAAAACTTTTCAGATATCCGCTGATCACGGGGGAACAGATCCGCTGGCAGAATTAA
- a CDS encoding histidine phosphatase family protein, with translation MELIWIRHLQTPGNEKRQYIGSTDEPLSEKTVEGFLKNPAEYSEVERVICSPMLRCIQTAELMFPGTERKTEPRLRECDFGQFEGKTYEELKSVPKYIAWLKSNGTIPFPGGEEQSVFRRRSVEGAIEQIEWLIEKKVQRAAFVVHGGTIMAVFEQLAEEKKNFYDWQVGNGSGYRVIIDEKEWKTGNKKLRKVEKLWD, from the coding sequence ATGGAACTTATATGGATCAGACATTTGCAGACACCGGGAAATGAAAAGCGACAATATATAGGAAGTACGGACGAACCATTGTCAGAGAAGACAGTAGAAGGTTTTTTGAAAAATCCTGCAGAATATTCTGAAGTGGAGCGGGTGATCTGTAGTCCGATGCTTCGCTGTATTCAGACAGCAGAATTGATGTTTCCAGGAACGGAACGAAAGACCGAGCCGAGGTTAAGAGAGTGTGATTTCGGGCAGTTTGAAGGAAAGACGTATGAAGAACTGAAGTCTGTACCGAAGTATATTGCATGGCTGAAATCGAATGGTACGATTCCATTTCCGGGTGGGGAAGAACAGAGCGTTTTCCGCAGAAGGAGCGTGGAAGGTGCGATTGAGCAGATCGAATGGCTGATTGAAAAAAAGGTACAGCGGGCGGCTTTTGTAGTACATGGAGGCACGATCATGGCAGTATTTGAACAACTTGCAGAAGAAAAGAAGAATTTTTATGACTGGCAGGTGGGTAACGGTAGTGGATATCGGGTGATAATTGACGAAAAAGAGTGGAAAACCGGTAATAAAAAGCTGCGGAAGGTGGAAAAGTTATGGGATTAG
- the cobS gene encoding adenosylcobinamide-GDP ribazoletransferase, translating to MWIFNSLIIAIAMYSKIPMPQAEWNEKNMRYAMCFFPVVGVVIGAAEFAAGYALLHWLHCKPLLFSVAMTLIPVLITGGIHLDGFADTVDAMSSYAERERRLEILKDPHTGAFAIIGLCCYFLANVGIWSEIGEKKLLVACCIFAFSRAMSGLAVVSFKAAKNSGLLRTFQDGAAKRRVRVVMMLWAVLTAFILLKISPAAGTAALVMGIAIYVYYYLFSRKYFGGTTGDLAGYFLQLCELGMLAGIMLAG from the coding sequence ATGTGGATCTTCAATTCACTGATCATTGCGATTGCAATGTATTCAAAAATTCCCATGCCACAGGCAGAGTGGAATGAAAAAAATATGAGATATGCGATGTGTTTTTTCCCGGTTGTGGGAGTGGTGATCGGAGCTGCAGAATTTGCGGCAGGGTATGCACTTCTTCATTGGCTGCATTGTAAACCATTGCTTTTTTCGGTGGCTATGACGCTGATCCCGGTGCTGATCACGGGCGGGATCCATCTTGACGGTTTTGCAGATACAGTGGATGCCATGAGTTCTTATGCAGAACGGGAAAGACGGCTTGAAATATTAAAAGATCCGCATACGGGAGCATTTGCCATTATTGGACTTTGCTGCTATTTCCTGGCAAATGTCGGAATATGGAGTGAAATAGGCGAGAAGAAATTACTGGTCGCCTGTTGTATTTTCGCATTTTCCAGAGCTATGAGCGGACTGGCAGTAGTCAGTTTCAAAGCTGCAAAGAACAGCGGATTGCTGCGGACATTTCAGGATGGAGCAGCAAAGCGGAGAGTCAGAGTGGTTATGATGCTGTGGGCAGTACTGACGGCTTTTATTCTGCTGAAAATTTCACCTGCAGCAGGGACTGCAGCGTTGGTGATGGGAATCGCAATCTATGTCTATTATTATTTATTCAGCAGAAAATATTTTGGTGGAACGACCGGAGATCTTGCAGGATATTTTCTGCAGCTTTGTGAGTTGGGGATGCTTGCGGGAATTATGCTTGCAGGATAA
- a CDS encoding pyridoxal phosphate-dependent aminotransferase — translation MQYAHGGDIYTYKNLLDFSINVNPLGPADAVVEAAARSLQRIGEYPDSQSRELRNALAEKKGLAAEQFVIGNGAADLLFSLVLAEKPQKAMIVIPAFSEYEQALKTVGCEILYHEVKKENNFRLGTDLTEKITSELDFLFLCSPSNPAGQAVEKEFLIKIAEKCEKERVRLVLDECFVQFLTSGEEASMQLETGRFRYLFVLQAFTKIYAVPGIRLGYGISSDKALLERMETVRQPWSVSTPAQAAGLSALKEDHREEQTRQLVKSERERMEKELENLRIEYIPSEANFLLFNSEINWFEELKKRGILIRDCANYRGLGNGWYRLAVRLPEENDRLLECMKQVLNERS, via the coding sequence ATGCAGTACGCACATGGCGGAGATATTTATACATATAAAAATTTACTGGATTTTTCCATTAATGTAAATCCATTAGGACCTGCAGATGCAGTTGTTGAAGCGGCAGCCCGGTCGTTGCAGAGGATCGGAGAGTATCCCGACAGCCAGAGCAGGGAATTAAGAAATGCACTGGCAGAAAAAAAGGGACTGGCAGCAGAACAGTTTGTGATCGGAAATGGAGCAGCAGATCTTTTATTTTCACTGGTACTGGCAGAAAAACCTCAAAAAGCAATGATCGTGATACCGGCATTTTCAGAATATGAGCAGGCTTTAAAGACGGTAGGATGTGAAATCCTGTATCATGAAGTAAAAAAAGAAAATAATTTTCGTCTGGGAACGGATCTGACAGAAAAAATCACATCAGAACTGGATTTCTTATTTTTATGCTCTCCGTCGAATCCGGCGGGACAGGCAGTGGAAAAGGAGTTTCTTATTAAAATAGCTGAAAAGTGTGAAAAAGAGCGGGTCAGACTGGTGCTGGATGAATGTTTTGTGCAGTTCCTGACTTCAGGGGAAGAGGCATCCATGCAGTTGGAGACCGGCAGGTTCAGGTATCTGTTCGTATTGCAGGCTTTTACAAAAATCTATGCAGTTCCGGGAATCCGTCTTGGGTACGGGATCAGTTCTGATAAAGCATTGCTGGAACGGATGGAGACGGTACGTCAGCCGTGGAGCGTATCAACTCCGGCACAGGCTGCGGGACTTTCAGCATTGAAGGAAGACCACAGAGAAGAGCAGACACGGCAACTGGTAAAGTCAGAGCGGGAAAGAATGGAAAAAGAACTGGAAAATCTGAGAATAGAGTACATTCCGTCGGAGGCGAACTTTCTTCTTTTTAACAGTGAGATCAACTGGTTTGAAGAGTTGAAGAAGCGGGGGATCCTGATCCGGGACTGTGCAAATTACCGGGGACTCGGGAATGGCTGGTACAGGCTGGCTGTCCGGCTGCCGGAAGAAAATGACCGGTTACTGGAATGTATGAAGCAGGTGTTGAACGAGAGGAGCTGA
- a CDS encoding DUF3877 family protein, translating to MDFSRLEKSIMDVIKEEQAKLGYRKEKIRLYYPLSSLNHFFQVEGDVTGMLEKLNWFSEYTKQRLGQVEVTNEGERFCFHIPEEGVEYVHEQMKENEFIKELIGLLQKHDCTMEEIFDLFRSHSEKVEIHEMDNGEFDYRVSFADDPEDSYIYCFKDEGCHIIYHRFLPEDYADFAF from the coding sequence ATGGATTTTTCAAGACTTGAGAAGAGTATTATGGATGTGATAAAGGAGGAGCAGGCAAAGCTTGGCTACAGAAAGGAAAAGATACGGCTTTATTATCCGCTCAGTTCCCTGAACCATTTCTTTCAGGTAGAGGGAGATGTGACCGGGATGCTGGAAAAGCTGAACTGGTTTTCGGAGTATACAAAGCAGAGACTGGGACAGGTGGAAGTGACCAATGAGGGAGAGCGGTTCTGCTTTCATATCCCGGAAGAGGGCGTGGAGTATGTGCATGAGCAGATGAAAGAAAATGAGTTTATCAAAGAGCTGATCGGACTGTTGCAGAAGCATGACTGTACGATGGAGGAAATCTTTGATCTGTTCCGTTCCCATTCGGAAAAGGTGGAGATCCATGAGATGGACAACGGAGAATTTGACTACAGAGTCAGCTTTGCAGATGATCCGGAAGATTCCTATATTTACTGCTTTAAAGATGAAGGCTGTCATATCATCTATCATCGTTTCCTGCCGGAAGATTATGCAGATTTTGCATTTTAA
- the cobT gene encoding nicotinate-nucleotide--dimethylbenzimidazole phosphoribosyltransferase, whose translation MLEKILNQKLEEIKPLDVESMRQAEERWKTVAKPLHSLGKLEEAVIRMAGIREDADFIMKKKGLVIFCADNGVVAEGVTQTGQEVTAIVADNFTKGATSVCIMAEKAGVDVLPVDIGMAVDVASLTDPSKKISYGTENMAHGPAMTREQAIRAILTGIEIAGERKAEGYDLLATGEMGIGNTTTSSAVASVLLGKRAEEVTGRGAGLSSEGLQRKIRVIRQALEKNRPDPGDVLDVVAKVGGYDIAGMCGLFLGGAIYRIPVLIDGFISSVAALCAVRLAPLAGKYLFASHCSKEPGGKRVLDALGMSAMIVCDLSLGEGSGAVAAVPLLEMGLDVYRKMSTFEEIQVEQYQELK comes from the coding sequence ATGCTGGAAAAAATTTTAAATCAAAAATTAGAAGAAATAAAGCCACTGGATGTGGAAAGTATGAGGCAGGCGGAAGAACGCTGGAAGACGGTTGCAAAGCCACTGCACAGTCTGGGAAAGCTGGAAGAGGCAGTGATCCGAATGGCGGGTATCCGGGAAGATGCGGATTTTATAATGAAGAAAAAGGGTCTGGTGATCTTCTGTGCGGATAACGGAGTGGTGGCAGAAGGTGTGACGCAGACGGGGCAGGAAGTGACTGCGATTGTTGCGGATAACTTCACAAAAGGTGCAACGAGTGTGTGTATTATGGCAGAAAAAGCCGGTGTGGATGTCCTGCCGGTCGATATAGGAATGGCGGTCGATGTTGCTTCTCTGACCGATCCCTCCAAAAAGATCAGTTACGGGACAGAAAATATGGCTCACGGTCCGGCGATGACGCGGGAGCAGGCGATCAGAGCCATTCTGACCGGGATCGAGATCGCCGGCGAGAGAAAAGCAGAGGGGTATGATCTGCTGGCAACCGGTGAGATGGGAATCGGAAATACGACTACCAGCAGTGCAGTCGCTTCCGTATTGCTTGGAAAAAGGGCAGAGGAAGTAACAGGCAGAGGAGCAGGATTAAGTTCGGAAGGATTGCAAAGAAAAATCCGGGTGATCCGGCAGGCACTGGAAAAAAATCGCCCTGATCCCGGTGACGTGCTGGATGTAGTGGCAAAGGTCGGAGGATATGATATTGCCGGAATGTGCGGACTTTTTTTAGGTGGTGCGATCTATCGGATTCCGGTGCTGATTGATGGATTTATTTCCTCAGTTGCAGCACTCTGTGCAGTCAGGCTGGCACCACTTGCGGGGAAATATCTGTTTGCATCCCACTGTTCAAAAGAACCGGGAGGAAAGAGGGTGCTGGATGCCCTCGGAATGTCTGCCATGATCGTGTGTGACCTGTCACTGGGAGAGGGAAGCGGTGCGGTTGCAGCGGTTCCGCTTCTGGAAATGGGACTGGATGTATACCGGAAAATGAGTACCTTTGAAGAGATTCAGGTAGAACAGTATCAGGAGTTAAAATAG
- the cbiB gene encoding adenosylcobinamide-phosphate synthase CbiB, whose product MGLVSLGACVAGFVLDFIFGDPVWLYHPVRLIGKWISFLEKLLRRKTGEKRQIAAGGILWILTVAVVYSVTAGILWIVRKWGPAAGFILETFWCYQIFAARCLVSESGKVYERLKEKDLPGSRKAVSMIVGRDTENLSFEGVTKAAVETVAENTSDGVTAPLLYLLLGGAPLGFLYKAVNTMDSMLGYKNETYLYFGRIPAKMDDLFNYIPARLTAWFMVLASFLTGLNGKNAWKIYRRDCRKHASPNSAQSEAVCAGALDVQLAGDAVYFGKIHKKEFIGDPLRKIEAEDIPRAGRLMYVTTVLMLLVFGGIKLLICLL is encoded by the coding sequence ATGGGATTAGTTTCGCTGGGTGCGTGTGTAGCGGGATTTGTACTGGATTTTATTTTTGGTGATCCTGTCTGGCTGTATCATCCGGTACGGCTGATCGGAAAGTGGATCTCGTTTCTGGAGAAGCTGCTCCGAAGAAAGACAGGAGAAAAAAGACAGATTGCTGCAGGAGGAATCTTATGGATTCTGACGGTTGCAGTGGTATATAGTGTGACGGCAGGGATCTTGTGGATCGTACGGAAATGGGGTCCGGCAGCAGGATTCATACTGGAGACATTCTGGTGCTATCAGATTTTTGCAGCCAGATGTCTTGTCAGCGAAAGCGGAAAGGTTTATGAGCGGTTAAAAGAAAAAGATCTGCCAGGATCGAGAAAGGCAGTTTCGATGATCGTCGGAAGAGATACGGAAAATCTGAGCTTTGAAGGAGTGACGAAGGCGGCTGTAGAGACCGTTGCGGAAAATACTTCCGATGGAGTGACCGCACCGCTTCTGTATCTGCTTCTGGGAGGTGCACCACTGGGATTTTTATATAAGGCAGTGAACACGATGGATTCGATGTTGGGGTATAAAAATGAAACGTATCTTTATTTTGGAAGAATCCCTGCGAAAATGGATGATCTTTTCAATTATATTCCGGCAAGACTGACGGCATGGTTTATGGTACTGGCGTCTTTTCTGACCGGGCTGAATGGAAAGAATGCGTGGAAGATCTACAGAAGAGACTGCCGAAAGCATGCGAGTCCTAATTCGGCACAGTCAGAAGCGGTCTGTGCCGGGGCATTGGATGTGCAACTGGCAGGAGATGCGGTATATTTTGGCAAGATCCACAAAAAGGAATTTATCGGAGATCCACTCCGCAAGATCGAGGCGGAAGACATTCCAAGAGCAGGAAGGCTGATGTATGTGACGACGGTTCTGATGCTGCTTGTATTTGGCGGAATCAAATTACTGATCTGTTTGCTGTAG